A genomic segment from Polyangium mundeleinium encodes:
- a CDS encoding DUF2760 domain-containing protein, whose translation MSEETPLPLATRLWFAWACLVRVLFDGQFAARVFKAAVPALPPPEPEPAKLPEKAKKPAPEKPAEPDLSPALSLLALLQREGRLVDFLEQDIATFPDAEIGAAVRVVHEGCRKALHDHLTIVPVRSEEEGHKVTLEAGFSPAEVKLTGNVQGKPPYRGTIQHRGWRVTELSLPTPTAGHDPKILAPAEVEL comes from the coding sequence GTGTCCGAAGAAACCCCGCTCCCTCTCGCCACACGGCTCTGGTTTGCCTGGGCCTGCCTGGTTCGGGTTCTGTTCGACGGCCAATTCGCGGCTCGCGTGTTCAAGGCCGCCGTTCCGGCCCTCCCGCCCCCCGAGCCCGAGCCCGCCAAGCTGCCTGAAAAGGCCAAGAAACCTGCGCCCGAAAAGCCCGCGGAGCCCGACCTCTCCCCGGCCCTGTCGCTCCTCGCGCTCCTCCAGCGGGAGGGCAGGCTCGTCGACTTCCTGGAGCAGGACATCGCCACGTTCCCGGACGCCGAGATCGGCGCCGCCGTCCGCGTCGTCCACGAGGGATGCCGCAAGGCGTTGCACGACCACCTGACGATCGTCCCTGTGAGGAGCGAGGAGGAGGGGCACAAGGTGACGCTGGAAGCCGGGTTCTCGCCGGCCGAGGTGAAGCTCACGGGCAACGTGCAGGGCAAACCTCCTTATCGAGGGACGATCCAGCATCGGGGCTGGAGGGTGACGGAGCTCAGCTTGCCCACGCCCACGGCCGGACACGATCCGAAGATCCTCGCGCCCGCGGAGGTGGAGCTGTGA
- a CDS encoding phospholipase D-like domain-containing protein, whose translation MKQGRLSLDKDWLPAVENRGNVGASEKLFAPLVEKMRRDGSFEVRIFVNVSRKLMEGKMQRGEDPVAAFRRSFVERHWRDARLPAVFYDPRALEGDHAPKLHAKCVSVDDEVALVSSANFSEAAQNDNIEAGVLVRDARFARTLGQQFEAMVARNELGRVF comes from the coding sequence GTGAAGCAGGGGCGATTGTCGCTCGACAAGGATTGGCTGCCGGCCGTGGAGAACCGAGGCAACGTCGGCGCGTCGGAGAAGCTCTTCGCGCCGCTCGTGGAGAAGATGCGACGTGACGGGAGCTTCGAGGTGCGGATCTTCGTGAACGTCAGCCGCAAGCTGATGGAGGGCAAGATGCAGCGGGGGGAGGACCCGGTGGCCGCGTTCCGCCGCTCGTTCGTGGAGAGGCACTGGCGAGACGCCCGCCTGCCCGCCGTCTTCTACGACCCGCGCGCGCTCGAGGGGGACCACGCGCCCAAGCTCCACGCGAAGTGCGTGAGCGTCGACGACGAGGTGGCGCTGGTGTCGTCGGCGAACTTCAGCGAGGCCGCCCAGAACGACAACATCGAGGCCGGCGTGCTCGTGCGGGACGCTCGCTTCGCCCGGACGCTCGGGCAGCAGTTCGAGGCGATGGTGGCGAGGAACGAGCTCGGACGCGTGTTCTGA
- a CDS encoding Fur family transcriptional regulator — MARSTDPPSIDELRSLVRNKGLRATAPRLAVLRRLLAQKTPVSHGDLCAELQPEGWDRATIYRNLIDLTEVGLVRRTDVGDHVWRFELVREGGEHDSGTHPHFVCNSCGEVACLPDEIVEVKPARGIPRALRKKGLEIQFRGTCDRCA; from the coding sequence ATGGCGCGCTCGACGGACCCTCCCAGCATCGACGAGCTGCGCTCGCTCGTCCGGAACAAGGGCCTGCGCGCGACGGCTCCCCGCCTGGCCGTGCTCCGGCGGCTGCTCGCCCAGAAGACGCCGGTGAGCCACGGCGACCTGTGCGCCGAGCTCCAGCCCGAGGGCTGGGACCGCGCGACGATCTACCGCAACCTGATCGACCTCACGGAGGTCGGCCTCGTGCGACGCACCGACGTGGGGGATCACGTCTGGCGTTTCGAGCTGGTGCGTGAAGGGGGCGAGCACGACAGCGGGACGCACCCGCACTTCGTCTGCAACAGTTGCGGCGAGGTGGCGTGCTTGCCCGACGAGATCGTCGAGGTGAAGCCCGCGCGCGGCATCCCGCGGGCGCTGCGCAAGAAGGGGCTGGAGATCCAGTTCCGCGGCACGTGCGATCGGTGTGCGTGA
- a CDS encoding DUF4139 domain-containing protein, which produces MRKILAPIALLWLAGCAKTTTFVKSDTTLGRVVVYRNGIAYFERYAEIDGDSLRLSVPGDKIDDFLKSLTVIDATTGKPAPVAYPTSGSAFVGQENNQQNNQNQQYGGSSLVNMEIQLQGPKPHKLLLSYVTEAPSWKPSYRVSVGKDGKMKVEAWAIVDNTSGEDWNKVKLGVGSSSALSFRFDLRSVRMVQRETLQSNDLFAQAPPMGGSTYEGVPALPGAKPGGGKRVVAELDDTRLANATTVAREELERAPVGKASAADKKSHGGPTTGALGGFGGGGGGTRAQSVPKQEPARRPAQPWADAAENKPRDDSGLDRLAAQYKNSRRQVVVEGYADGRDGDKYGASLERANRAREQLIRSGLDPSQVVAVGNGMQAGRSGGVRIVEAPEEAQQGQMQNTATLDPNAPAPASAEPIGTSHFESPTPMTVPRLTSAMVSILSTETEGGFVYFYDPESARGNTSFPFRAVRLKNPTESVLESGPVTVFGEGRFIGEGMSDPIPARSFAFVPFALDRQIVVERKDDTRDAIARILSVQRGVFSTEVRHTRKKTLAMTNRLQDKATVYVRHTVSPGFKLSKAPPSQERFGESYLFKIEIPAGAKVEVDIEEETPLFKSTDIRSTVGMEMVRVHLSSAAASGPLKESVTKLLDLQKEMANLEQRITTSREQMAEYRQRLDELHAQIVTLKVVKSGGPLMQSLEKKMQEVSDRISKATIDLVALQEKLMLARIRFQDGVSELSLEKETAGTDGKDSSTTKI; this is translated from the coding sequence ATGAGAAAGATTCTGGCACCGATCGCGCTCCTCTGGCTTGCCGGATGCGCCAAGACGACGACCTTCGTCAAGAGCGACACCACGCTCGGCCGCGTCGTCGTCTACCGCAACGGCATCGCCTACTTCGAGCGCTACGCCGAGATCGACGGTGACTCGCTCCGGCTCAGCGTGCCGGGGGACAAGATCGACGATTTCTTGAAGTCGCTCACGGTCATCGACGCGACCACGGGCAAACCCGCGCCCGTCGCATACCCGACCTCCGGCTCGGCGTTCGTCGGACAAGAGAACAACCAGCAGAACAACCAGAACCAGCAGTACGGCGGTTCGAGCCTCGTCAACATGGAGATCCAGCTCCAGGGGCCGAAGCCGCACAAGCTCCTGCTCTCGTACGTGACCGAGGCCCCGTCGTGGAAGCCGAGCTACCGCGTCTCCGTCGGCAAGGACGGCAAGATGAAGGTCGAGGCGTGGGCCATCGTGGACAACACCTCAGGCGAGGACTGGAACAAGGTGAAGCTCGGCGTCGGGTCGAGCTCGGCGCTCTCGTTTCGCTTCGATCTGCGCTCGGTCCGCATGGTCCAGCGCGAAACTTTGCAGTCGAACGATCTCTTCGCGCAGGCGCCGCCCATGGGCGGCTCGACGTACGAAGGGGTGCCTGCGCTTCCGGGCGCAAAACCGGGCGGGGGCAAACGCGTGGTCGCGGAGCTCGACGACACGCGGCTCGCGAACGCGACGACCGTGGCGCGTGAAGAGCTGGAGCGCGCGCCCGTGGGCAAGGCCTCCGCGGCCGACAAGAAGAGCCACGGCGGCCCGACGACGGGCGCGCTCGGGGGCTTCGGCGGCGGAGGCGGCGGTACGCGCGCGCAGAGCGTACCGAAGCAAGAGCCAGCGCGCCGGCCAGCCCAGCCGTGGGCCGACGCCGCCGAGAACAAACCGAGGGACGACTCCGGCCTCGATCGGCTGGCCGCGCAGTACAAGAACTCGCGGCGGCAGGTGGTCGTGGAGGGGTATGCCGACGGGCGCGACGGCGACAAGTACGGCGCTTCGCTCGAACGAGCGAACCGCGCCCGCGAGCAGCTCATCCGCTCCGGGCTCGATCCCTCGCAGGTCGTGGCGGTGGGCAACGGCATGCAAGCCGGCCGCTCGGGCGGCGTCCGGATCGTCGAGGCGCCGGAGGAGGCGCAACAAGGGCAGATGCAGAACACGGCGACGCTCGATCCGAACGCGCCGGCGCCCGCGAGCGCCGAGCCGATCGGGACGTCGCACTTCGAGTCGCCCACGCCGATGACCGTGCCGCGCCTGACGAGCGCGATGGTGTCGATCCTGAGCACGGAGACCGAGGGCGGCTTCGTGTATTTCTACGATCCGGAGAGCGCGCGCGGAAACACGTCGTTCCCGTTCCGCGCGGTGCGCCTCAAGAACCCCACCGAGTCGGTGCTGGAGAGCGGGCCCGTGACCGTGTTCGGCGAGGGTCGGTTCATCGGCGAGGGCATGAGTGATCCGATCCCGGCGCGCTCGTTCGCGTTCGTGCCGTTCGCGCTCGATCGGCAGATCGTGGTGGAGCGCAAGGACGACACGCGCGACGCGATCGCCCGCATCCTCAGCGTGCAGCGCGGCGTGTTCTCCACGGAGGTCCGGCACACGCGCAAGAAGACGCTCGCCATGACGAACCGCCTTCAGGACAAGGCGACGGTGTACGTGCGGCACACGGTCTCGCCCGGGTTCAAGCTGTCGAAGGCGCCGCCGTCGCAGGAGCGGTTCGGCGAGTCGTACCTCTTCAAGATCGAGATCCCGGCGGGCGCGAAGGTCGAGGTCGACATCGAAGAGGAGACGCCGCTCTTCAAGAGCACCGACATCCGCAGCACGGTGGGGATGGAGATGGTGCGCGTGCACCTCTCCAGCGCGGCGGCGTCGGGGCCGTTGAAGGAGTCGGTCACGAAGCTGCTCGATCTCCAGAAGGAGATGGCGAACCTCGAACAGCGGATCACCACGTCACGCGAGCAGATGGCCGAATACCGGCAGCGCCTCGACGAGCTTCACGCGCAGATCGTGACGCTGAAGGTCGTGAAGAGCGGCGGGCCGCTCATGCAGAGCCTCGAAAAGAAGATGCAAGAGGTGAGCGATCGGATCTCGAAGGCCACGATCGATCTCGTGGCGCTGCAGGAGAAGCTCATGCTCGCGCGCATCCGCTTCCAGGACGGCGTCTCCGAGCTCTCGCTGGAGAAGGAGACGGCGGGTACGGACGGGAAAGACAGTTCGACGACGAAGATCTAG
- a CDS encoding DUF898 family protein, with protein sequence MNPGGYGGGGGYPPGGGYPPGGGYPPGGGMPPSGGGGGWGPPPGGAPPPGGGGGWGQPPAGAPGMGAYAPPQGGYGPPPGPPMGMMGAGVPGIGQRVVFNGDGGKLFGTYLLFAIVPVIVVYFILGIFFGIGTAIESAVRAGGAILAIFGAIGGLIGLAGILVASVLFANKYYAFYYEALQLDGQPCQYTGTPQELAKVLIVNTLLTSVTCGVYTPWAIVRMREFIDSKVLVAGQPGRLTFHGDPASLLGTYILGMILVYCTFGIYGPWFANNIFAFMWENTKLDGRAYQFRKDPGGFFGTYLLTIILSSITCNIYYPWGICNILKWEAERVA encoded by the coding sequence ATGAACCCAGGCGGTTACGGTGGCGGCGGGGGATACCCGCCCGGCGGTGGTTATCCTCCCGGCGGTGGTTATCCGCCCGGCGGTGGAATGCCGCCGTCTGGCGGAGGTGGCGGCTGGGGGCCGCCTCCGGGCGGTGCGCCGCCTCCGGGTGGGGGTGGTGGCTGGGGACAACCTCCGGCCGGCGCCCCGGGCATGGGGGCGTATGCACCTCCGCAAGGTGGGTATGGCCCGCCGCCCGGCCCGCCGATGGGCATGATGGGCGCGGGCGTGCCGGGTATTGGGCAGCGCGTCGTGTTCAATGGCGACGGCGGCAAGCTCTTCGGCACGTACCTGCTCTTCGCGATCGTGCCGGTCATCGTCGTCTACTTCATCCTCGGCATTTTCTTTGGTATCGGGACGGCGATCGAGAGCGCCGTGCGCGCGGGCGGCGCGATCCTCGCGATCTTCGGGGCCATCGGCGGCCTCATCGGCCTCGCCGGTATCCTCGTCGCGTCGGTGTTGTTCGCGAACAAGTACTACGCGTTCTATTACGAGGCGCTGCAGCTCGACGGTCAGCCCTGCCAGTACACGGGCACGCCGCAGGAGCTCGCGAAGGTGCTGATCGTCAACACGCTCCTCACGAGCGTCACCTGCGGCGTCTACACGCCATGGGCGATCGTGCGCATGAGGGAGTTCATCGACAGCAAGGTCCTCGTCGCCGGGCAGCCGGGGCGGCTCACGTTCCACGGCGATCCGGCGTCGCTGCTCGGCACGTACATCCTCGGCATGATCCTCGTGTATTGCACGTTCGGGATCTACGGCCCCTGGTTCGCGAACAACATCTTCGCGTTCATGTGGGAGAACACGAAGCTCGACGGCCGGGCCTACCAGTTCCGCAAGGATCCGGGCGGGTTCTTCGGGACGTACCTGCTCACGATCATCCTGTCGTCGATCACCTGCAACATCTATTACCCCTGGGGCATCTGCAACATCCTCAAGTGGGAAGCGGAGCGCGTCGCCTGA
- a CDS encoding DUF2752 domain-containing protein, with the protein MRESAAKRLRFALPALSIASLLALLPQSTCILRLALGLPCPACGLTRAALALLRLDLATATTFHPLALPLALVAITTVFAALFLDDARWKRFGRDVSGGSAVAIMVVWALRFLGLFGGPVP; encoded by the coding sequence ATGCGTGAGAGCGCCGCAAAGCGGCTCCGCTTCGCCCTGCCGGCGCTCTCGATAGCCTCCCTCCTCGCCCTCCTCCCGCAAAGCACCTGCATCCTCCGCCTCGCGCTGGGGCTCCCCTGCCCCGCGTGTGGCCTCACGCGCGCGGCGCTCGCGCTCCTGCGCCTCGATCTCGCGACTGCAACCACCTTCCATCCGCTCGCGCTGCCGCTCGCGCTCGTCGCGATCACCACGGTCTTCGCCGCACTTTTCCTCGACGACGCGCGATGGAAACGGTTTGGCAGGGACGTCTCCGGCGGCAGCGCGGTCGCGATCATGGTCGTGTGGGCGCTTCGGTTTCTCGGCCTGTTCGGGGGGCCCGTGCCCTGA
- a CDS encoding type VI secretion system Vgr family protein: MPILELKVASGADLSVRRFTVEESVSTLSTIAVWARCEDPDVDLEGIIGKDASLKIVHGVRFVAGLGSRSWKGVVTHVEQVHGVAPIPGQKAESTYFLRIAPKAWLLTQRRGHRIYQHLSIPDIIDKLLGEWSITPVWKIDRGTYPKLEYKVQYGESDYAFMSRLVEEAGIAFTFPDEAGTNITFHDKLEKGPKRGGLPVPYIEEPNQESEKEFVTNVRLSHEVRPGLVTMQDYNFRKPSYTLRTQSPRAAAPEDRYEQYHYQPGAFLVEPGKADDNTPVADDKGIARHDEPFGKGRAERALLARRMGRGQVAFDTNCPDVAPGAIFNIGHHPHPDITDGTNLLVIDLRIEGSPQDEWNISGRAVFADVVFRPPLRTPKPKLNNVQSATVVGPAGQEIHVDEFGRVRVQFPWDREGKFDDGSSCWIRVSQGWAGTGYGMIVIPRIGQEVLVGFLDGDPDMPIITGRVFNATQLVPYELPKYKTRSAWKSNSSLGGNGFNEIMFEDLKTKELVWMQAEKNLRKLVKNDEIITIGHDRQKYVVRTELETTSGTRIEVTGVNRTEITDQDRSLFVGDNSLKMVKGDEHEKTEGNMKLLIEKDQDVVVRQMKRERVEKDMSLYVVGNRNERVDGTLSLTVDKNHYEKIAKNAALEVTKELHLKAGTSIVIEAAKDLTIKGPGGFIRIDSSGVTIRGTLVRINSGGSAGSGAGANPILPDEALLAVVEEPDRPKPIDLRVDGIGQ; encoded by the coding sequence ATGCCCATCCTCGAGCTCAAGGTAGCTTCAGGCGCGGATCTCTCCGTTCGACGCTTCACGGTGGAGGAGAGCGTCTCGACCCTCTCCACGATCGCCGTGTGGGCCCGCTGCGAAGATCCGGACGTCGATCTCGAGGGCATCATCGGCAAGGACGCGTCGCTGAAGATCGTGCACGGCGTGCGCTTCGTCGCCGGGCTCGGATCACGCTCGTGGAAGGGCGTCGTGACGCACGTCGAGCAGGTCCACGGCGTCGCGCCGATCCCGGGGCAGAAGGCCGAGTCGACCTACTTCCTCCGGATCGCGCCGAAGGCCTGGCTGCTCACGCAGCGACGTGGTCACCGCATCTACCAGCACCTCTCGATCCCCGACATCATCGACAAACTCCTCGGCGAGTGGAGCATCACGCCCGTCTGGAAGATCGATCGCGGCACGTACCCGAAGCTCGAATACAAGGTCCAGTACGGCGAGAGCGACTACGCGTTCATGAGCCGCCTCGTGGAGGAGGCGGGTATCGCGTTCACGTTCCCCGACGAGGCGGGCACGAACATCACGTTCCACGACAAGCTGGAGAAGGGGCCGAAGCGCGGGGGTTTGCCCGTCCCGTACATCGAGGAGCCCAACCAGGAGTCGGAGAAGGAGTTCGTCACGAACGTGCGGCTCTCGCACGAGGTGCGGCCGGGCCTCGTGACGATGCAGGACTACAACTTCCGCAAACCCTCGTACACCCTGCGCACGCAGAGCCCGCGCGCCGCGGCGCCCGAGGATCGCTACGAGCAATACCACTACCAGCCGGGCGCGTTCCTCGTCGAGCCGGGCAAGGCCGACGACAACACGCCGGTCGCGGACGACAAGGGCATCGCGCGGCACGACGAGCCGTTCGGCAAGGGGCGCGCCGAGCGAGCGCTCCTCGCGCGGCGCATGGGCCGCGGGCAGGTCGCGTTCGACACGAACTGCCCCGACGTCGCGCCCGGCGCGATCTTCAACATCGGTCATCACCCGCATCCCGACATCACGGACGGGACGAACCTGCTCGTGATCGATCTGCGGATCGAGGGTTCGCCGCAAGACGAGTGGAACATCTCGGGGCGGGCGGTGTTCGCCGACGTCGTGTTCCGCCCGCCGCTGCGGACGCCGAAGCCGAAGCTCAACAACGTGCAGAGCGCGACCGTGGTGGGCCCCGCGGGGCAGGAGATCCACGTCGACGAGTTCGGCCGCGTGCGCGTGCAGTTCCCCTGGGATCGCGAGGGCAAATTCGACGACGGTAGCTCCTGCTGGATCCGCGTGAGCCAGGGCTGGGCCGGCACGGGCTACGGCATGATCGTGATCCCGCGCATCGGCCAGGAGGTGCTCGTCGGCTTCCTCGACGGCGATCCGGACATGCCGATCATCACGGGCCGCGTCTTCAACGCGACGCAGCTCGTGCCGTACGAGCTGCCCAAGTACAAGACGCGCAGCGCGTGGAAGAGCAACTCGTCGCTCGGCGGCAATGGCTTCAACGAGATCATGTTCGAGGATCTCAAGACGAAAGAGCTCGTGTGGATGCAGGCGGAGAAGAACCTGCGCAAGCTCGTGAAGAACGACGAGATCATCACGATCGGGCACGACCGGCAGAAGTACGTCGTGCGCACGGAGCTCGAGACGACGAGCGGCACGCGTATCGAGGTGACCGGCGTGAACCGCACGGAGATCACCGACCAGGATCGCAGCCTGTTCGTCGGAGACAACAGCCTCAAGATGGTGAAGGGCGACGAGCACGAGAAGACGGAAGGGAACATGAAGCTCCTGATCGAGAAGGATCAGGACGTCGTCGTCCGGCAGATGAAGCGCGAGCGCGTCGAGAAGGACATGAGCCTCTACGTCGTCGGCAACCGCAACGAGCGCGTGGACGGCACGCTCTCGCTCACCGTCGACAAGAACCACTACGAGAAGATCGCGAAGAACGCGGCGCTCGAAGTGACGAAGGAGCTGCACCTCAAGGCGGGCACGTCGATCGTGATCGAGGCGGCCAAGGACCTCACGATCAAGGGGCCGGGCGGTTTCATTCGTATCGATTCGAGCGGCGTGACGATCCGCGGCACGCTCGTGCGCATCAACAGCGGCGGCAGCGCGGGCTCGGGCGCGGGGGCGAATCCCATCCTGCCTGACGAGGCGCTGCTCGCCGTGGTGGAGGAGCCGGATCGCCCGAAGCCGATCGACCTGCGCGTCGACGGGATCGGCCAGTAA
- a CDS encoding PAAR domain-containing protein, translated as MPAAARVTDMHTCPMCEGPKPHVGGPIISGEMTVLIGFMPAARISDKAICIGPIDSVSQGESTVLIGNQPASRMGDSTAHGGKIVIGCPTVNIGSSPQAETLRTDEPFCEECERAKKKREAARKNREA; from the coding sequence ATGCCTGCAGCAGCACGCGTGACGGACATGCATACCTGCCCCATGTGCGAGGGACCGAAGCCCCACGTGGGGGGCCCGATCATCTCGGGGGAAATGACCGTGCTCATCGGGTTCATGCCGGCGGCACGGATCAGCGACAAGGCGATCTGCATCGGGCCGATCGACTCGGTCTCGCAAGGCGAGTCGACCGTGCTCATCGGCAACCAGCCGGCGTCGCGCATGGGCGACTCGACGGCGCACGGCGGCAAGATCGTGATCGGTTGCCCGACGGTGAACATCGGCTCGTCGCCGCAGGCGGAGACGCTGCGCACGGACGAACCCTTCTGCGAGGAGTGCGAGCGCGCGAAGAAGAAGCGGGAGGCGGCTCGAAAGAACCGGGAGGCGTAG
- a CDS encoding DUF4123 domain-containing protein, which translates to MQRAIVELRWGAEAGTKRILSAGDRLRVGRKPKAQWVVPDDTMSGVHFEVTYDGSRCEVRDLKSAVGTLVGGQKIDAPREVGHGGWIRAGGSDFMVYYEAATPPEDDPADVMLDAEEGDLEPLEACWVEENRPRLERERAGRQARKQAALDVLRQIDGPLFAVVDAARSDRILTLLRESVEGYRSLYEGLEGETLAHVAPYLVELPRGSGLLDRLVREGFQKRWGIFIEYPRSFKELRSHLRRFLMVADADTRKKFYFRFYDPGVLRVFLPTTTPKQRAELFGEITAFRVEDEHGRLARHVPVEA; encoded by the coding sequence ATGCAGCGGGCGATCGTCGAGCTGCGCTGGGGCGCGGAGGCGGGCACGAAGCGGATCCTGTCGGCGGGGGATCGGCTGCGGGTCGGTCGCAAGCCGAAGGCGCAATGGGTCGTGCCGGACGACACGATGTCCGGGGTCCATTTCGAGGTCACGTACGACGGGTCGCGTTGCGAGGTGCGGGACCTGAAGAGCGCGGTGGGGACGCTCGTCGGGGGGCAGAAAATCGACGCGCCGAGGGAGGTCGGCCATGGCGGCTGGATCCGCGCGGGCGGCAGCGATTTCATGGTCTATTACGAGGCCGCGACGCCGCCCGAGGACGACCCGGCCGACGTGATGCTCGACGCGGAGGAGGGTGATCTCGAGCCGCTCGAAGCGTGCTGGGTCGAGGAGAACCGGCCGCGGCTCGAACGCGAGCGCGCGGGGCGGCAGGCGCGCAAGCAGGCGGCGCTCGACGTGCTCCGGCAGATCGACGGGCCCCTCTTCGCCGTGGTCGACGCTGCGCGGAGCGATCGCATCCTCACGTTGCTGCGCGAATCCGTCGAGGGATATCGCTCGCTTTACGAGGGGCTCGAAGGCGAGACGCTCGCGCACGTCGCGCCGTACCTCGTGGAGCTTCCGCGTGGCTCGGGGCTCCTCGACAGGCTCGTCCGGGAGGGATTCCAGAAGCGGTGGGGGATCTTCATCGAGTATCCGCGGAGCTTCAAGGAGCTGCGGTCGCACCTGCGCCGCTTCTTGATGGTGGCGGACGCGGACACGCGGAAGAAGTTTTATTTCCGCTTCTATGACCCCGGGGTTTTGCGGGTCTTCTTGCCGACGACGACGCCCAAGCAACGGGCGGAGCTCTTCGGTGAGATCACTGCGTTCCGCGTCGAAGACGAGCACGGCCGCCTCGCGCGGCACGTGCCGGTGGAGGCCTGA
- a CDS encoding T6SS phospholipase effector Tle1-like catalytic domain-containing protein has product MASAIQRALENLANAQSMPLKPPSGTKECPDGRVRIGVFFDGTGNNKWRDWGNGASNRKLDFEATDFLNDAERQKPNGKGKRVGMNGPTNVAKLFECYKPSDIPKLHKVYHHGVGSDFDYDDKTAKDTPGGVTKRYGNGMAGGGLGFGGKERIRWGLNQLAEFYTRHGNLIVPHKLFDVFGFSRGAALARDFVNEVKTTGVRNLEVPVKTEYIRVPAGRGGTVLVPREVFERIPDNQITPKFMGVFDTVNMFNTGDSFLLQVDHSYVEYCVHLVAEDEFRMLFPLTSIFMDPNDQKGWRQSTRDKYQKPIRYKKWMLELWYPGCHSDVGGSYLDRGDKPPVPPRTVRQVDQFGVPFEYTIPGQPSVPGKKKELAHIPLLDMHTACKKALVPINPLSILPAHMYVIPDRLATIYAQYVAFRKGTDYAQHTEKGEGDQPRYIHAYEDSEFRKRFYTETRYKDWLQPWNWHRDDPNARESQPFVQELTRDYIHDSSAEFSLTGWAEKNVVQTRLQRTIVYADAQPSVGAPGKIGNEAGVREDNLPKD; this is encoded by the coding sequence ATGGCTTCGGCGATCCAACGAGCGCTCGAAAACCTCGCGAATGCGCAATCCATGCCGCTCAAGCCGCCGAGCGGGACGAAAGAGTGCCCGGACGGCCGCGTCCGCATCGGCGTCTTCTTCGACGGCACGGGCAACAACAAGTGGCGCGACTGGGGCAACGGCGCGAGCAACAGGAAGCTCGACTTCGAGGCCACCGATTTCCTCAACGACGCCGAGCGCCAGAAGCCGAACGGCAAGGGCAAGCGGGTCGGGATGAACGGACCGACCAACGTCGCGAAGCTCTTCGAATGTTACAAGCCGTCGGACATCCCGAAGCTGCACAAGGTCTATCACCACGGCGTCGGCTCGGACTTCGATTACGACGATAAAACGGCCAAGGACACGCCGGGCGGGGTCACGAAACGGTATGGCAACGGCATGGCGGGCGGCGGGCTCGGCTTCGGGGGCAAGGAGCGCATCCGCTGGGGGCTGAACCAGCTCGCCGAATTCTATACCCGGCACGGCAACCTGATCGTCCCGCACAAGCTCTTCGACGTCTTCGGCTTCAGCCGCGGCGCGGCGCTCGCGCGTGATTTCGTGAACGAGGTCAAGACCACGGGCGTGCGGAACCTGGAGGTCCCGGTGAAGACCGAATACATCCGGGTCCCCGCCGGCCGCGGCGGGACGGTGCTCGTGCCGCGCGAGGTCTTCGAGCGCATTCCGGACAACCAGATCACGCCCAAGTTCATGGGGGTCTTCGACACCGTGAACATGTTCAACACGGGCGACAGCTTCCTGCTCCAGGTCGATCACTCGTACGTCGAGTATTGCGTGCATCTCGTGGCCGAGGACGAGTTCCGCATGCTCTTCCCGCTCACGTCGATCTTCATGGATCCGAACGACCAGAAGGGCTGGCGCCAATCGACGCGGGACAAGTACCAGAAGCCCATTCGCTACAAGAAATGGATGCTCGAGCTCTGGTACCCCGGCTGCCACAGCGACGTCGGAGGGTCGTACCTCGATCGCGGCGACAAGCCTCCCGTGCCTCCGCGGACAGTTCGGCAGGTCGACCAGTTCGGCGTCCCGTTCGAATACACGATACCGGGCCAGCCGTCGGTGCCCGGAAAGAAGAAAGAGCTCGCGCACATCCCGCTGCTCGACATGCATACCGCCTGCAAGAAGGCGCTCGTCCCCATCAACCCGCTCAGCATCCTGCCGGCCCACATGTACGTGATCCCGGATCGGCTCGCCACGATCTACGCGCAATACGTCGCGTTCCGCAAGGGCACCGATTACGCGCAGCACACGGAGAAGGGCGAAGGCGACCAGCCGCGGTACATCCACGCGTACGAGGACAGCGAGTTCCGCAAGCGGTTCTACACGGAGACACGCTACAAGGATTGGCTCCAGCCGTGGAACTGGCACCGCGACGACCCCAACGCGCGCGAATCCCAGCCCTTCGTGCAGGAGCTCACGCGCGATTACATCCACGATTCGTCCGCCGAATTCTCGCTCACGGGCTGGGCCGAGAAGAACGTCGTGCAAACGCGCCTCCAGCGAACGATCGTGTATGCCGACGCGCAGCCCTCCGTGGGCGCCCCGGGGAAGATCGGCAACGAAGCAGGCGTGCGCGAAGACAACCTGCCGAAAGATTGA